Sequence from the Fulvivirga ligni genome:
GTAATAATCGTATCTTCATTTACCTGTATTTTCCCCTTCATTAGATAGAATAAGGAAGCGATGTTGTAAGAATTGTCATTCGGTAGTTCGATTTCATTGCCTTGCTCCAGACGTGTATCCATCAGCCAGGTATTGCTTCTGATTTGGAGCGGATAATCATCGCCTTTGCCAGCAATTTTCCGCCACTGATTGAGGCTGTAAACTTCCTGTAAGTCATGAAATTGTACCTGTGGTTTTAATCCACCCGTTTCCGGTCTGATGAATATTTGCAAGCCTTCCAGTGTGCCTCCTTCTATCAGGGTTTTCTCTTCATGATAGAAGCGTGCTCCAGCATTCATCATCATGAGTTTCTGATTGGAGATGATGTCCGTAAACCCTTCTGAGTCCAGGTGCTTTACTTTCCCACTTCGTAGGTAGGTGAGTATCTCATCATCCTGATGAGGGTGCATCGGTATCAATGTGCCTGGGGTAATGATGGCCTGATCTATCCTGCCAATGGTGGCAAAACCTGTATCGTTTAACTGAGGGCGGATAAGACCGGGGTACAAAACCTGTATCCCAAATCCACCTCTTTGCTTCCCATATTTGATGTTATTATCAATCTTCGTTATCATTTTCTTTGAATCTTATTGTGATGTAAAGGTGGCTTTCCGCAAGGCTGAAAACTTGTGTCAAATCACTGTTCTATTGGAGATTTTAGTTGATTTCGATAGCCACCTTGCTCACAAAACCGCCCTTTTCTGCATATTGGTACGCCTCCACGGCTTGCTCAAAGGGAAACACTTTATTCACTTCTATTTGCAGGCCATTGTCGATTGCTGAAAGGAGTAAGTCCATGATTTTTGAGGATGGACTGGAAAGAATCACTACGTGTTTTTTACCTCTAAATAAGTTTTTGATCAGTGAGACAGGGATATCAATAGGTTGTGGTACCGGGTTTAAGAATAA
This genomic interval carries:
- a CDS encoding pirin family protein; translated protein: MITKIDNNIKYGKQRGGFGIQVLYPGLIRPQLNDTGFATIGRIDQAIITPGTLIPMHPHQDDEILTYLRSGKVKHLDSEGFTDIISNQKLMMMNAGARFYHEEKTLIEGGTLEGLQIFIRPETGGLKPQVQFHDLQEVYSLNQWRKIAGKGDDYPLQIRSNTWLMDTRLEQGNEIELPNDNSYNIASLFYLMKGKIQVNEDTIITSGESVLVENESPVFMALETSDMVLFTTQTDATYFEEGMYSGNQKQLINQRSVI